A region of Salvelinus alpinus chromosome 6, SLU_Salpinus.1, whole genome shotgun sequence DNA encodes the following proteins:
- the LOC139578294 gene encoding DCC-interacting protein 13-beta-like isoform X2 gives MPAVHTLLLEEALQDSPQTRSLLSVFEEDAGTLTDYTNQLLQSMQRVYGAQSEMGLATEQLSRQLLEYEKQLNTLHSELATQMADRMIFPMIQFREKDLTEISTLREIFGIASDEHEAAMVKYSRLPKKKENEKVKAELVGEVAYSRRKQHQASMQYYCALNALQYRKRVAMLEPMLGYTQAQINFYKKGIDLVSKKMDSFLGSVSSMTQNIEAQLDSEAEAMRMTQRELLSMEDTVYMPDRDSAPVNRTLIQKAGYLNIRNKTGLVTTAWDRLYFFTQGGNLMCQPRGAVAGGMVLDLDNSSVMAVECEDRRYCFQITSPNGKTSMILQAESKREYEEWICTLNNISRQIYLTDNPEAVAIRLNQTAIQAVTPITSFEKRGEGSPNPDRAKPGGMQSSSGASQKTSSAPEPEDLIVPGTPIQFDIMLPASEFQDQNRAGGRRTNPFGETDDDCSPESDNSLLQQVFAVRFLGSMAVRSGQTQEVIYEAMRQVLAARAIHNIFRTTESHLMVTSSCLRLIDPQTQVTRIGFQLQEVTQFVAHQENGRLMGFVVEGRDWSEDDEEGEPSFSAFVFESNTEGEKICYTISLGKDIMEAKKDPEALVQLLKNMPLTNEGKFLLLDSETGNTANGGAPDEEESEA, from the exons ACTCGCTCCTTGCTCAGTGTGTTTGAGGAGGATGCAGGGACGCTCACAGACTACACCAACCAGCTGCTTCAGTCCATGCAGAGGGTGTATGGAGCCCAG AGTGAGATGGGATTGGCTACAGAACAGCTGTCCAGACAGCTACTGGAGTATGAGAAGCAA CTGAATACACTACACTCAGAGCTGGCCACTCAGATGGCTGACAGGATGATCTTTCCCATGATCCAGTTCAGAGAGAAGGACCTTACAG AGATAAGCACATTGAGAGAAATATTTGGCATCGCCTCTGATG AGCATGAGGCTGCCATGGTCAAGTACAGCAGACTGCCCAAGAAGAAGGAGAATGAGAAG GTGAAAGCCGAATTGGTAGGGGAGGTGGCCTACTCCAGGAGGAAGCAGCACCAGGCCTCCATGCAGTATTATTGTGCCCTCAACGCCCTGCAGTACCGCAAGAGAGTGGCCATGCTGGAGCCCATGCTTGGTTACACACAGGCCCAG ATCAACTTCTATAAGAAAGGCATAGATCTAGTTTCAAAGAAAATGGACAGCTTCCTGGGGTCAGTGTCCAGCATGACACAAAATATCGAGGCTCAGTTGGACTCAGAGGCTGAGGCCATGCGTATGACCCAGAGAGAGCTGCTCTCCATGGAGGACACGGTCTACATGCCTGACCGCGACTCCGCCCCTGTCAACCGCACGCTCATACAGAAGGCAGGCTACCTCAACATCAGGAA TAAGACGGGCCTAGTCACCACAGCCTGGGACCGGCTTTACTTCTTCACCCAGGGAGGGAACCTCATGTGCCAGCCGCGAGGGGCAGTGGCAGGGGGCATGGTGCTAGACCTGGATAACAGCTCTGTCATGGCCGTAGAGTGCGAGGACAGACGCTACTGTTTTCAGATCACCTCCCCCAATGGTAAAAC GTCAATGATTCTACAAGCAGAGAGCAAAAGGGAATATGAGGAA TGGATTTGCACTTTGAACAATATCTCCCGACAGATCTACCTGACTGACAACCCTGAG GCAGTGGCCATCAGACTGAACCAGACAGCCATTCAGGCGGTCACTCCCATCACCAGctttgagaagagaggagagggctcACCCAACCCAGACAG ggcTAAGCCAGGTGGGATGCAGTCCTCTAGCGGTGCGTCCCAGAAGACCTCCAGTGCTCCTGAGCCAGAGGACCTGATAGTTCCCGGGACACCCATCCAGTTTGACATCATGTTGCCTGCCTCGGAGTTCCAGGACCAGAACAGGGCCGGAGGGAG GCGTACAAACCCTTTCGGAGAAACAGACGATGACTGCTCCCCTGAAAGCGACA actcccTGCTGCAGCAGGTGTTTGCGGTGCGGTTCCTGGGCTCCATGGCGGTGCGTTCGGGACAAACCCAGGAAGTGATCTATGAGGCCATGAGACAGGTGCTGGCGGCTCGAGCCATCCACAACATCTTCAGAACCACAGAGTCCCATCTCATGGTCACGAGCAGCTGTCTCAG GTTGATTGACCCCCAGACACAAGTCACAAGAATCGGT ttCCAGCTACAGGAGGTGACCCAGTTTGTGGCCCACCAGGAGAACGGCAGGCTGATGGGCTTTGTGGTGGAGGGGCGAGACTGGAGCGAGGATGACGAGGAGGGAGAGCCCTCCTTTAGTGCTTTTGTCTTTGAGAGCAACACAGAGGGGGAGAAG ATATGTTACACGATAAGCTTGGGGAAGGATATTATGGAGGCAAAGAAG gacccAGAGGCTCTAGTCCAGCTGTTGAAGAACATGCCTCTGACCAACGAGGGCAAGTTCCTCCTGCTGGACAGCGAGACAGGCAACACGGCTAACGGAGGAGCACCGGATGAGGAGGAGTCTGAGGCCTAG
- the LOC139578294 gene encoding DCC-interacting protein 13-beta-like isoform X1, translating into MPAVHTLLLEEALQDSPQTRSLLSVFEEDAGTLTDYTNQLLQSMQRVYGAQSEMGLATEQLSRQLLEYEKQNFALGKGDEEVISTLQQFAKTVGELNTLHSELATQMADRMIFPMIQFREKDLTEISTLREIFGIASDEHEAAMVKYSRLPKKKENEKVKAELVGEVAYSRRKQHQASMQYYCALNALQYRKRVAMLEPMLGYTQAQINFYKKGIDLVSKKMDSFLGSVSSMTQNIEAQLDSEAEAMRMTQRELLSMEDTVYMPDRDSAPVNRTLIQKAGYLNIRNKTGLVTTAWDRLYFFTQGGNLMCQPRGAVAGGMVLDLDNSSVMAVECEDRRYCFQITSPNGKTSMILQAESKREYEEWICTLNNISRQIYLTDNPEAVAIRLNQTAIQAVTPITSFEKRGEGSPNPDRAKPGGMQSSSGASQKTSSAPEPEDLIVPGTPIQFDIMLPASEFQDQNRAGGRRTNPFGETDDDCSPESDNSLLQQVFAVRFLGSMAVRSGQTQEVIYEAMRQVLAARAIHNIFRTTESHLMVTSSCLRLIDPQTQVTRIGFQLQEVTQFVAHQENGRLMGFVVEGRDWSEDDEEGEPSFSAFVFESNTEGEKICYTISLGKDIMEAKKDPEALVQLLKNMPLTNEGKFLLLDSETGNTANGGAPDEEESEA; encoded by the exons ACTCGCTCCTTGCTCAGTGTGTTTGAGGAGGATGCAGGGACGCTCACAGACTACACCAACCAGCTGCTTCAGTCCATGCAGAGGGTGTATGGAGCCCAG AGTGAGATGGGATTGGCTACAGAACAGCTGTCCAGACAGCTACTGGAGTATGAGAAGCAA AATTTTGCCCTTGGTAAAGGTGACGAGGAGGTGATCAGCACACTGCAGCAATTTGCAAAAACTGTGGGGGAG CTGAATACACTACACTCAGAGCTGGCCACTCAGATGGCTGACAGGATGATCTTTCCCATGATCCAGTTCAGAGAGAAGGACCTTACAG AGATAAGCACATTGAGAGAAATATTTGGCATCGCCTCTGATG AGCATGAGGCTGCCATGGTCAAGTACAGCAGACTGCCCAAGAAGAAGGAGAATGAGAAG GTGAAAGCCGAATTGGTAGGGGAGGTGGCCTACTCCAGGAGGAAGCAGCACCAGGCCTCCATGCAGTATTATTGTGCCCTCAACGCCCTGCAGTACCGCAAGAGAGTGGCCATGCTGGAGCCCATGCTTGGTTACACACAGGCCCAG ATCAACTTCTATAAGAAAGGCATAGATCTAGTTTCAAAGAAAATGGACAGCTTCCTGGGGTCAGTGTCCAGCATGACACAAAATATCGAGGCTCAGTTGGACTCAGAGGCTGAGGCCATGCGTATGACCCAGAGAGAGCTGCTCTCCATGGAGGACACGGTCTACATGCCTGACCGCGACTCCGCCCCTGTCAACCGCACGCTCATACAGAAGGCAGGCTACCTCAACATCAGGAA TAAGACGGGCCTAGTCACCACAGCCTGGGACCGGCTTTACTTCTTCACCCAGGGAGGGAACCTCATGTGCCAGCCGCGAGGGGCAGTGGCAGGGGGCATGGTGCTAGACCTGGATAACAGCTCTGTCATGGCCGTAGAGTGCGAGGACAGACGCTACTGTTTTCAGATCACCTCCCCCAATGGTAAAAC GTCAATGATTCTACAAGCAGAGAGCAAAAGGGAATATGAGGAA TGGATTTGCACTTTGAACAATATCTCCCGACAGATCTACCTGACTGACAACCCTGAG GCAGTGGCCATCAGACTGAACCAGACAGCCATTCAGGCGGTCACTCCCATCACCAGctttgagaagagaggagagggctcACCCAACCCAGACAG ggcTAAGCCAGGTGGGATGCAGTCCTCTAGCGGTGCGTCCCAGAAGACCTCCAGTGCTCCTGAGCCAGAGGACCTGATAGTTCCCGGGACACCCATCCAGTTTGACATCATGTTGCCTGCCTCGGAGTTCCAGGACCAGAACAGGGCCGGAGGGAG GCGTACAAACCCTTTCGGAGAAACAGACGATGACTGCTCCCCTGAAAGCGACA actcccTGCTGCAGCAGGTGTTTGCGGTGCGGTTCCTGGGCTCCATGGCGGTGCGTTCGGGACAAACCCAGGAAGTGATCTATGAGGCCATGAGACAGGTGCTGGCGGCTCGAGCCATCCACAACATCTTCAGAACCACAGAGTCCCATCTCATGGTCACGAGCAGCTGTCTCAG GTTGATTGACCCCCAGACACAAGTCACAAGAATCGGT ttCCAGCTACAGGAGGTGACCCAGTTTGTGGCCCACCAGGAGAACGGCAGGCTGATGGGCTTTGTGGTGGAGGGGCGAGACTGGAGCGAGGATGACGAGGAGGGAGAGCCCTCCTTTAGTGCTTTTGTCTTTGAGAGCAACACAGAGGGGGAGAAG ATATGTTACACGATAAGCTTGGGGAAGGATATTATGGAGGCAAAGAAG gacccAGAGGCTCTAGTCCAGCTGTTGAAGAACATGCCTCTGACCAACGAGGGCAAGTTCCTCCTGCTGGACAGCGAGACAGGCAACACGGCTAACGGAGGAGCACCGGATGAGGAGGAGTCTGAGGCCTAG